The genomic window CAATTCCCAATGCCCAAACCGTGTTAAGATACATCTCAATTATGAAAGCTGTGTTGGATTAGGTGGATTTAAACAAACATGGAAGCAGCACTATTATTAGCAAAATTGCCTGAAGCTTACCAAATTTTTGATCCTTTGGTAGACGTTCTCCCAATTATTCCCGTTTTCTTTTTATTGCTTGCTTTCGTATGGCAAGCCGCAGTGGGATTTAGGTAAGTCAAGAAACTAACAATTGATGGGACAGGTAAAATACCTGTCCTATTTTTTTGTGCTTATTTTCTCTTGATAATTCTTAATTTTTTGTAATAAATTAGGGTAGACTCAGTAATATAAATGTATAGCCCGGCCAGCGTGCAGTTAAAGAGGAATTATTCAGTTATGGGCAATATTAAATTTGTCAAAGAAAACAAAGAAATTATAGCGGCGGATGGTGCTAATCTGCGGCTAAAAGCAATAGAAAATGGGATTGACATCTATAAGTTTATTGGCAAGATGACAAATTGCGGCGGCGGCGGTCAGTGTGGTACTTGTGTAATTGAGATAGTTGAAGGCATAGAAAATCTTTCTACTCCTACAGATGTGGAAAATCGGATGCTGAAGAAAAAGCCTGCCAATTACCGTCTCGCTTGTCAAACCTTAGTCAATGGCGCAGTCAGCGTAGTAACTAAACCTTAATCTTTTTAATTCTTCCCTGCATTAACCTTTGCAGGTAAGTAAAAAAAAAGAGCTAACACTGGCGTTGATGATGCTATTCTAAAATTGTTGACTGGAAATTAGAGAGAGGCTTCCTTGCCATGCAAGTTAATGAGCTAGGGTTCGTAGCGAGCATTCTGTTCGTGCTAGTTCCCTCCGTATTTTTGATAATTCTTTACATTCAAACTGCCAGCCGCGAAGGTAAAAAAGATAGTTGATCATTGTTTGTATAAAATAAAAAACCCCTATGCCATATGGTATAGG from Nostoc sp. UHCC 0870 includes these protein-coding regions:
- a CDS encoding photosystem II reaction center protein K, with product MEAALLLAKLPEAYQIFDPLVDVLPIIPVFFLLLAFVWQAAVGFR
- a CDS encoding 2Fe-2S iron-sulfur cluster-binding protein, with translation MGNIKFVKENKEIIAADGANLRLKAIENGIDIYKFIGKMTNCGGGGQCGTCVIEIVEGIENLSTPTDVENRMLKKKPANYRLACQTLVNGAVSVVTKP
- the psbM gene encoding photosystem II reaction center protein PsbM translates to MQVNELGFVASILFVLVPSVFLIILYIQTASREGKKDS